The Sandaracinus amylolyticus genomic interval TCCGAGGCGGAGGCGCAGGGCGTCATGCAACAGAGCTTCGACGGTTACGCAGGTGGGTTCACGGCGGCGCAGGCGTCCGTCGAGGATCGCGCAGGGTTCATCTTCCGCACGTACGTGCACCTCGTCGGCGCGATCTTCGCGTTCGTGTTCCTCGAGGCCGCGCTGTTCATGACGGGCATCGCGCAGATGGTCTCGGAGACCATCCTGGGCACCGGCCGCTTCGGCTGGCTCGCGGTGCTCGGCGGCTTCATCGCGGTGAGCTGGATCGCCGACCGCTGGGCCCGCAGCGACGCCGGGCAGGCGATGCAGTACGCGGGGCTCGGCCTCTACGTCGTCGCGGAGGCAGTGATCTTCATGCCGCTTCTCTACATCGCGACGCTCATCGATCCCTCGGCGATCCCGACCGCGGGCCTCGTGACGCTCGTGCTCTTCGGCGGGCTCACCGGCATCGTGTTCCTCACGCGCCACGACTTCTCGTTCCTGCGCGGAATCCTCGGCGTCGCGGCGCTCGGCGCGTTCGGCGTGATCATCTGCAGCGCGCTCTTCGGGTTCACGCTCGGCGTGCTCTTCTCGGGCGCGATGGTCGTGCTCGCGGGCGGCTACATCCTCTACTACACGTCGAACGTGCTGCATCACTACCGCGTCGATCAGCACGTCGCGGCGGCGCTGGCGCTCTTCTCGTCGGTGGCGCTGCTCTTCTGGTACGTGCTCCGGATCTTCCTCGCCTCGCGGCGCTGATTCTCGCGGCGGCGTCACCCCACGACGGGCCTCGATCCGCACTGCGGATCGGGGCCCGTCGCGTTCCGTCGCGAGACGATTCGTGAACGACCCCCGTTGACGAATCGTTGGATTTGCAACGATGCTTCGCGCCCGTGAAGTGGCTTATCCTCTTGGCGTGCGTCGCGGTCGTCGGGTGTGGGAGCCCCTCGGGTGACCCACCCGACGCCAGCGTCGAGCGCGACGCCGGGCCCGTCGAGGTCGGCGACCCGCTCACCTGGGCGCTCGACGAGGCGGGCCCGTTCCGCGTCGGCTACCAGCGCTTCGAGCACACGTATCGTCCGGACGGCCTCGACGCCGACCGCACCATCGCGGTGCACGTCTGGTACCCCACGCTCGACACCAGCGGCGCGCCCGCGATGTACGGCGGCCTCGTGCGCGACCGCGACGTGCTCACCGACGCGACGCCCGCCGAGCCTGCGCACGCGTCGGGCCGCTACCCGGTGCACGTCTACTCGCACGGCCACCGCGGCTTCGCGGGGGTCAGCGCGTTCCTGCACCGTCGGCTCGCGTCGCACGGGTGGATCACGATCGCGCCCGATCACACCGGCAACACGCTGCTCGACAACGTCGATCCCCGGCCCGTCGCGCTCTACTACCTGCGCTCGCTCGACGTGCGCGCCGCGGTCGACGCGTTCGTCGCGCGCGACGAGCTCGACGCCGACACCGATCACCTGCTGCTCAGCGGGCACAGCTTCGGCACGCACACCGCGTGGGCGAGCGCGGGCGCGACGTTCGACGTCGATCGCATCGAGAGCGAGAGCTGCACGACCGAGACGCCGTGCACCGAGGAGCAGCTCGACGTGTTCCGCGCCGGCGTGCGCGACCCGCGCATCGTCGCCGCGGTGCCGATGGCGGGCATCGTGTCGAGCGACTGGTTCGGCGAGACCGGCCACACGACGGTCTCGATCCCGCTGCTCGCGATGACGGGCAGCGCCGACGCGAACACGATGTCGGGCGCCGAGGTGCAATTCGAGCGCGCGAGCGCGCTCGCGGACTTCACGTGGATCGACGTCGAGGGGGCGTGCCACGAGTTCTTCGGGCTCGGGTGCGACGATCCGGCGGGCGAGCAGGAGCGCGTCGTCGCGACGTACGTGCTCGCGCTCGGTCGACGTCACGTGCTCGGCGATCAGAGCGTCACGGCGGTGCTCGAGGGGACGAGCGCGGTGTCGGACCGCGTGACGCTGCGACGGGGGGAGTGACATGCAGCGCCTGGACTGGAGGAAGAGCGCGCTGGTCGCGCTCGCGGTGCTCGCGATGGGATGCGCAGGCGACGACGAGCTGGAGCCCGCGGGGCCCTCGCGCTCGTTCGTGCAGCCGTTCGACCCAGGGCCGCGCGTGATGCAGCGCCTCACGCGCGCGCAGTACGTCAACGCGGTGCGCGATCTCTTCGGCGAGGACGTCGTCGTGGTCGCGAGCGCGCTCGAGCCGGACGCGGTGCGCGACGGCTTCTTCGCGATCGGTGCGGCGCAGACGAGCGTCTCGTCGCGCGGCGTCGAGCAGTACGAGCGCGCTGCGTACCAGATCGCCTCGCAGGTCCTCGCGCCCGAGCGACGCGAGCGCATCGTGTCGTGCGCGCCGAGCGCGGCAGCCGACGAGACGTGCGCGCGCGAAGTGCTCGCACCGCTCGCGCAGCGCGCGTGGCGTCGTCCGGTGATCGACGAAGAGCTCACTGCGCTGGTCGGCGTCGCCGTCGAGGCCGCGACGGTGCTCGAGGACTTCCACGCCGGCCTCGAGTACGCGCTCGCGGCGATCCTCCAGTCGCCCGACTTCCTCTATCGACCGCAGACCGGCGTGATCGACGAGGGGGACCCGTCGCGCGGAACGCTCGACGCGTACGAGCTCGCGACACGCCTCTCGTTCTTCTTCTGGAACACGATCCCCGACGACGCGCTGCTCGCCGCCGCGCAGTCGGGCGCGCTCGACGATCCCGAAGGGCTCGACGCGGAGATCGATCGCCTGCTCGAGTCGCCGCGTGCGCGCGCGGGCATCCGCGCGTTCGCCGACGACTGGCTGCAGCTCGGCGCGCTCGAGGATCTCTCGAAGGACCCGATGGTGTTCACCGCAGCGAGCCCGGATCTCGGTCCCGCCGCGCGCGAAGGAACGCTCCGCACGATCGAGCACTTCGTCTTCGATCTCGACGGCGACTACCGCGACCTCATGACGACGCGCGAGACCTTCGTCGATCGTCGCCTCGCCGCGCTCTACGTGGTGCGCGCGCCGGCGAGCGAAGGCTTCGGCCTCGTCGAGCTCCCCGAGAGCTCGGCGCGTCGCGGCTTGCTCGGACAGGCGAGCATCCTCGCGATGTGGGCGCATCCGGTCTCGACCTCGCCCACGCTGCGCGGCCGCTTCGTCCGCGAGGCGCTGCTCTGTCAGCAGGTGCTGCCGCCGCCGGTCGGGGTGGACACCGCGATCCCCGAGCCTTCGGCCGACGCGCGCACGCTGCGCGAGCGCCTCGCCTCGCATCGCGAGAACGAGTTCTGCGCGGGCTGTCACGCGCAGCTCGATCCGATCGGCCTCGGCCTCGAGCAGTTCGACGGAGTCGGTCGCTTCCGCACGCGCGACGAGGACGTGCCGATCGACGCGAGCGGCGAGCTCGACGGAGTCGCCTTCGCCGATGCGTCGGAGCTCGCGCTCGCGCTGCGCGGCCATCCCGCGCTCGTGCCCTGCTTCGTCGATCGCATGATGACGTACGCGGGCGGCCACGTGCTCACCGATGGCGAGGACGCCGCGCACCAGGCGCTCACGATCGAGCTCGCGCGCGAGGGCTATCGCGTGCGCGGCCTGATGCGCGCGATCGCGCGCCACCCGTTCTTCCGTGGGGTCTCGATGGTCAGCGAGGAGGGCACGCCGTGACGCGCTTCCATCTCGATCGGCGCACGATGCTGAAGGGCATGCTCGGTGGCGCCGCGGTCTCGATCGCGCTGCCCACGCTCGATGCGTTCCTGAACGACTCGGGCACCGCGTACGCCGACTGCGGCACGCTCCCCGTGCGCTTCGGCTGGTGGTTCTTCGGCAACGGCGTGATCCCCGAGCTCTGGGTCCCGCAGGGCACCGGCCGCTCGTACGTGCTGCCCGAGCAGACCGCGCCGCTCGAGCCGCTGCGCGAGAAGCTCACGTTCGTCACCGGCACGCGCGTGATGACGCCCAACACGAACCCGCACGGCTCGGGGCCCGCGGGCCTCCTCGCGGGCGGCGACGTCGGCGGCGTGAACTTCGGCGAGTCGGTCTCGAGCTATCCCGGCCCGACGATCGATCAGATCGTCGCCGAGGCCGACGGCTTCCGCGGGGCGACGCGCTTCCGCTCGCTCGAGCTCGGCGTGCAGCGCTCCACCGTGAGCATCTCGCACAGCGGGCCCGACGCGCTGAACCCGCCCGAGTGCTCGCCCGCCGCGCTCTTCGAGCGCCTCTTCGGCGTCGGCTTCCGCGAGCCGGGCGAGATGACCGAGCCCGATCCGCGCCTCGCGCTCCGACGCAGCGTGCTCGACGCGGTCACCGGCCAAGCGCGCCGCCTGCAGTCGCGCGTCGGCGCGCGCGATCGCCGGCGCATCGAGGAGCACCTCGACGGCATCCGCGCGATCGAGACGCAGATCGCGCGCCTCCAGGAGGACCCTCCGAACCTCGCCGCGTGCATGCGCCCGACCGCGCCCGCGAGCGAGTTCCCCGACCTCGAAGGCCGCCCGCAGATGAGCGCGATCTCGCGCGTGATGAGCGACCTCTGCGCGATGGCGCTCGCGTGCGATCAGACCCGCGTCTTCAGCGTGATGTTCAGCCAGCCGGTGAACAACACGCTGTTCCTCGACACCACCGCGGGCCACCACCAGCTC includes:
- a CDS encoding Bax inhibitor-1 family protein, which produces MQQSFDGYAGGFTAAQASVEDRAGFIFRTYVHLVGAIFAFVFLEAALFMTGIAQMVSETILGTGRFGWLAVLGGFIAVSWIADRWARSDAGQAMQYAGLGLYVVAEAVIFMPLLYIATLIDPSAIPTAGLVTLVLFGGLTGIVFLTRHDFSFLRGILGVAALGAFGVIICSALFGFTLGVLFSGAMVVLAGGYILYYTSNVLHHYRVDQHVAAALALFSSVALLFWYVLRIFLASRR
- a CDS encoding alpha/beta hydrolase family protein — protein: MKWLILLACVAVVGCGSPSGDPPDASVERDAGPVEVGDPLTWALDEAGPFRVGYQRFEHTYRPDGLDADRTIAVHVWYPTLDTSGAPAMYGGLVRDRDVLTDATPAEPAHASGRYPVHVYSHGHRGFAGVSAFLHRRLASHGWITIAPDHTGNTLLDNVDPRPVALYYLRSLDVRAAVDAFVARDELDADTDHLLLSGHSFGTHTAWASAGATFDVDRIESESCTTETPCTEEQLDVFRAGVRDPRIVAAVPMAGIVSSDWFGETGHTTVSIPLLAMTGSADANTMSGAEVQFERASALADFTWIDVEGACHEFFGLGCDDPAGEQERVVATYVLALGRRHVLGDQSVTAVLEGTSAVSDRVTLRRGE
- a CDS encoding DUF1592 domain-containing protein; translated protein: MQRLDWRKSALVALAVLAMGCAGDDELEPAGPSRSFVQPFDPGPRVMQRLTRAQYVNAVRDLFGEDVVVVASALEPDAVRDGFFAIGAAQTSVSSRGVEQYERAAYQIASQVLAPERRERIVSCAPSAAADETCAREVLAPLAQRAWRRPVIDEELTALVGVAVEAATVLEDFHAGLEYALAAILQSPDFLYRPQTGVIDEGDPSRGTLDAYELATRLSFFFWNTIPDDALLAAAQSGALDDPEGLDAEIDRLLESPRARAGIRAFADDWLQLGALEDLSKDPMVFTAASPDLGPAAREGTLRTIEHFVFDLDGDYRDLMTTRETFVDRRLAALYVVRAPASEGFGLVELPESSARRGLLGQASILAMWAHPVSTSPTLRGRFVREALLCQQVLPPPVGVDTAIPEPSADARTLRERLASHRENEFCAGCHAQLDPIGLGLEQFDGVGRFRTRDEDVPIDASGELDGVAFADASELALALRGHPALVPCFVDRMMTYAGGHVLTDGEDAAHQALTIELAREGYRVRGLMRAIARHPFFRGVSMVSEEGTP
- a CDS encoding DUF1552 domain-containing protein → MTRFHLDRRTMLKGMLGGAAVSIALPTLDAFLNDSGTAYADCGTLPVRFGWWFFGNGVIPELWVPQGTGRSYVLPEQTAPLEPLREKLTFVTGTRVMTPNTNPHGSGPAGLLAGGDVGGVNFGESVSSYPGPTIDQIVAEADGFRGATRFRSLELGVQRSTVSISHSGPDALNPPECSPAALFERLFGVGFREPGEMTEPDPRLALRRSVLDAVTGQARRLQSRVGARDRRRIEEHLDGIRAIETQIARLQEDPPNLAACMRPTAPASEFPDLEGRPQMSAISRVMSDLCAMALACDQTRVFSVMFSQPVNNTLFLDTTAGHHQLTHDEPGNPQTEVNRVVTFIHEEMAYFLSALDRIVEGDGTLLDHCAVLCTTDVSFGRTHSIENYPLIIAGSACGALRTGIHHAAPGENATKVSLSLMRAVGLNAGEFGFGVGRATDGLSEIEV